One genomic window of Caldivirga maquilingensis IC-167 includes the following:
- a CDS encoding AAA family ATPase, with product MQSSSSVDESTGLPFRALVSKYREGLLLADNKAIRNLNDIKPLIGLFYINNAGYVGFGLITDINFDVYRNFKYWREEEKENRYWLIRWRIRILWIDEEVRKLLIKYEDYNDSVENELKNAGDKLIINKLLKELGREKLIPRGNICYDDKDIIDIFWNKIIKGLLTDNETNSMIKFYEEFTVLRQFPQSNKLSRGFNKELINELLSEIKGKLHGIDEALLRRFIVSALLGNVMLVGPPGMGKTTLAELLARSVSGDGGYMIKTANSLWFRRDVIGGETIESGSVKWVSGFLIKAYNKAAERLANGYDSPFFLIIDELNRADVDKAFGEFFTIFRSPNPENWELISELVDEVGKWVNSDRADEEASRFMQNYSKYKDEALGKLRVIAIINAVDLRNLFLIGNALVRRFQVIEVKCPSNTTDVEDEVKALRPSIPDNMLNSIIKYINYLRSDRKLRERVCISTGAVLNALHIINGMIQVGELDSNNESTLLTEFNEALKSSLGVISTRILSEIDERLGSFLRQNKGDQQ from the coding sequence TTGCAGAGTTCTTCCTCAGTTGATGAGTCAACCGGCCTTCCCTTTAGAGCACTGGTTAGTAAATATAGAGAGGGATTATTATTAGCTGATAATAAAGCAATTAGGAACCTTAATGATATTAAGCCCTTAATCGGCTTATTCTACATAAATAATGCAGGCTACGTAGGTTTTGGTCTAATCACTGATATAAACTTTGACGTATATAGGAACTTTAAGTATTGGAGGGAGGAAGAGAAAGAGAATAGATATTGGCTGATTAGATGGAGAATTAGGATACTGTGGATTGATGAGGAGGTTCGTAAGCTACTGATAAAGTATGAAGATTATAACGACTCAGTTGAAAATGAATTAAAAAATGCCGGAGACAAGCTCATTATTAATAAATTATTAAAAGAATTGGGTAGAGAAAAATTGATTCCCCGAGGTAATATTTGTTATGATGATAAAGATATAATTGATATATTTTGGAATAAGATAATAAAGGGTCTATTAACTGATAATGAGACTAACTCTATGATTAAATTCTACGAGGAATTCACAGTACTTAGGCAATTTCCTCAAAGTAATAAATTATCTAGGGGGTTTAACAAGGAATTAATTAATGAGTTATTAAGTGAAATTAAGGGGAAATTGCATGGTATTGATGAAGCGTTATTACGTAGATTCATCGTGAGTGCATTACTGGGTAATGTTATGTTAGTTGGTCCACCAGGTATGGGTAAGACCACGTTAGCTGAGTTACTGGCTAGGAGTGTTTCCGGGGATGGCGGTTACATGATTAAGACTGCTAACTCCCTTTGGTTTAGGAGAGATGTAATCGGGGGTGAAACCATTGAGAGTGGTTCCGTTAAATGGGTTTCAGGTTTCCTGATTAAGGCGTATAATAAGGCTGCGGAGAGGTTGGCGAATGGATATGATTCACCATTCTTCCTAATAATAGATGAGTTAAATAGGGCTGATGTCGATAAGGCCTTTGGTGAATTCTTCACAATATTCAGATCCCCTAACCCAGAGAATTGGGAGTTAATCAGTGAATTGGTTGATGAGGTTGGGAAGTGGGTTAATAGTGATAGGGCTGATGAAGAGGCTAGTAGATTCATGCAGAATTACAGTAAGTATAAGGATGAGGCATTGGGGAAACTAAGGGTAATAGCAATAATTAATGCAGTGGATTTAAGGAATCTATTCTTAATCGGTAATGCACTGGTTAGGAGGTTCCAGGTAATTGAGGTTAAATGCCCATCCAATACTACTGATGTTGAAGATGAAGTTAAAGCCTTGAGGCCTAGCATTCCCGATAACATGCTTAACAGCATAATTAAATACATAAACTACCTCAGAAGCGATAGGAAATTAAGGGAACGGGTTTGCATATCAACCGGTGCCGTTTTAAATGCATTACATATAATTAATGGGATGATTCAGGTAGGTGAACTTGATTCAAACAATGAATCAACACTCTTAACTGAGTTTAATGAGGCTTTAAAATCATCCCTAGGTGTGATAAGTACTAGGATACTTAGTGAAATTGATGAACGCTTAGGATCATTTCTAAGACAGAATAAAGGTGATCAACAATGA
- a CDS encoding SDR family NAD(P)-dependent oxidoreductase — MSIDLRGKVILITGVTHGIGEATGRLLRQLGAVVYGVGRDEAKGRLLESEAGVVFRRVDLSKRGEVLDFIKWFESEVGTIHALINNASRNSRFSILDTTLEEWDSMIELNLTSPFLLSQMAARLMIKRGIKGKIINVAAIQAHFPLESSFPYVTTKGGLVAMTRSMAVDLGKYGIQVITVTPGPVYVKGGEVPRSLDENAATLIGRMGRPMEVAWLIAFLVSDLNTFMTGNEIIIDGGRVISRKPDPREVTTGEV, encoded by the coding sequence ATGAGCATTGATTTAAGGGGTAAGGTCATTTTAATAACTGGCGTAACCCACGGTATCGGGGAGGCCACTGGTAGGTTATTAAGGCAATTGGGGGCTGTGGTTTACGGTGTTGGTAGGGATGAGGCTAAGGGTAGGTTACTTGAGTCTGAGGCTGGTGTAGTGTTTAGGAGGGTTGATTTATCGAAGAGGGGTGAGGTGCTTGACTTCATTAAGTGGTTTGAGTCCGAGGTTGGTACTATTCATGCATTGATTAATAATGCCTCAAGGAACTCAAGGTTCAGTATCCTTGACACAACCCTGGAGGAGTGGGATAGCATGATTGAGTTAAACTTAACCTCACCCTTCCTGCTTTCTCAAATGGCCGCTAGGCTAATGATTAAGAGGGGGATTAAGGGTAAGATAATTAATGTTGCGGCCATACAGGCGCACTTCCCCCTTGAATCATCATTCCCCTACGTAACCACTAAGGGTGGCTTAGTGGCAATGACTAGGAGTATGGCTGTTGATTTAGGTAAGTACGGTATACAGGTTATAACAGTAACCCCAGGGCCTGTTTACGTTAAGGGTGGGGAAGTACCCAGGAGTCTTGATGAGAATGCGGCAACGTTAATAGGTAGAATGGGTAGACCCATGGAGGTTGCCTGGTTAATAGCCTTCCTAGTATCAGACTTAAACACATTCATGACGGGCAACGAGATAATAATAGATGGTGGCAGGGTTATAAGTAGGAAACCGGACCCAAGGGAGGTAACCACCGGTGAGGTTTAA
- the dph5 gene encoding diphthine synthase, producing the protein MNGVLYIVGIGLAPNQITQEAIEVLKNTGAVFIEEYTSMFEVKPSEYLTRIIGKPVTPVNRRELEEENGSILIKAVKEYGSAALVTIGDPMIATTHSALLITAVEAGFSVKVINGISIVCSAISQVGLSPYKLGPVATVTYERGGVLSRRAYEVLLSNISNGLHTLLLLDIKDGGGFMSIKEAAEVLTRIEDEVKLGLVNDDLAAVFGSRIGWVDQAIKVTSITKPPDLKPPSIIVVPGLLNPVELDLLKLVHGADEGLLKRHIEHVKSFLRNP; encoded by the coding sequence ATGAATGGTGTACTCTACATTGTGGGTATTGGACTTGCACCCAATCAAATAACCCAGGAGGCTATTGAAGTCCTTAAGAACACTGGTGCAGTATTCATTGAGGAGTACACGTCAATGTTTGAGGTTAAGCCAAGCGAATACTTAACCAGGATAATAGGTAAACCAGTGACACCGGTTAATAGGCGGGAGTTAGAGGAGGAGAATGGCAGTATATTAATCAAGGCTGTTAAGGAGTATGGCTCCGCAGCCTTAGTTACAATAGGTGACCCAATGATAGCCACAACACACTCAGCACTACTGATTACTGCCGTTGAGGCGGGGTTCAGTGTTAAGGTAATTAACGGTATTAGTATAGTTTGTTCAGCTATTAGTCAAGTAGGCTTATCACCATATAAGCTTGGCCCAGTGGCCACGGTAACCTACGAGAGGGGTGGGGTATTGAGTAGGAGGGCTTATGAAGTGCTTTTAAGCAATATAAGTAATGGGCTTCACACACTCCTACTCCTTGATATTAAGGATGGTGGCGGCTTCATGAGTATCAAGGAGGCTGCTGAAGTATTAACTAGGATTGAGGATGAGGTTAAGTTAGGCTTAGTGAATGATGACCTAGCGGCAGTATTTGGTTCCAGGATTGGTTGGGTTGATCAAGCAATTAAAGTCACCTCAATAACCAAGCCACCTGACCTAAAACCACCCAGCATAATAGTGGTGCCGGGTTTACTTAACCCAGTGGAATTAGACTTACTTAAGCTAGTTCACGGTGCTGATGAAGGCTTACTCAAGAGGCATATCGAGCACGTTAAGTCGTTTTTAAGGAACCCATAG
- a CDS encoding RNA-binding domain-containing protein: MLGEVEVEVYAEVKPTESEVKVKRAVLNIIELDELEVIDVNGVKYIHGKARGLSYLSRIRDLIRRERIRDTARDLLNHSVVGDEVVINVNKQAAYVGVLSFAMGEVESPLGPITIRIKSSNPQQLIMWLTSG; the protein is encoded by the coding sequence ATGCTGGGTGAAGTTGAGGTTGAGGTTTACGCTGAGGTTAAGCCCACTGAGAGTGAGGTTAAGGTTAAGAGGGCTGTCTTAAACATTATTGAGTTGGATGAATTAGAGGTTATTGATGTTAATGGGGTTAAGTACATCCACGGTAAGGCAAGGGGATTAAGCTACCTGAGTAGGATTAGGGATTTAATAAGGAGGGAGAGGATTAGGGATACTGCAAGGGATTTACTCAACCACAGTGTGGTTGGTGATGAGGTGGTTATTAATGTTAATAAGCAGGCGGCGTACGTTGGGGTACTATCCTTCGCCATGGGTGAGGTGGAGAGTCCCCTAGGCCCAATAACGATTCGCATCAAGTCAAGTAACCCACAGCAGTTAATAATGTGGTTAACCTCAGGTTAA
- a CDS encoding NAD-dependent epimerase/dehydratase family protein codes for MVKFLVLGLGFIATHVAEGLSKIGQVTVTYRSLNGVNEVYAKVLRGSVELTRLNPLTDEDELRGLIKNSDTVINLIGALGNDAQLLRTVHVVIPRQVASLIAEYSPSTMLVHVSASNVMGPIGKFINEEPKHCEGARPSTPYEETKCLGEQVVYSMSQSAGFPLAIIRPTLVYGKYNAHPQFLQIYNMAKRGIVPRINVKLMAISAVKLTELIARLHELRPRGLYLYATECEPVEVTRFFEVMVKALGRRPLRIPVPNALLKLALPSDIKPLFKYVNVVYSCLKAKEIVGDLGFMESEVYENALFIKQYEDYITV; via the coding sequence ATGGTTAAGTTCCTGGTACTGGGCCTAGGATTCATAGCAACACACGTTGCAGAGGGGTTATCTAAAATCGGGCAGGTTACTGTAACATATAGGTCACTGAATGGTGTTAATGAGGTTTATGCAAAGGTACTAAGGGGTAGTGTTGAATTAACTAGGCTTAATCCACTTACTGATGAGGATGAGTTAAGGGGTTTAATTAAGAATTCCGACACAGTGATTAACCTAATTGGTGCATTGGGTAATGATGCCCAGCTCCTTAGGACAGTTCACGTAGTTATTCCTAGGCAGGTCGCCTCATTAATAGCTGAGTACTCACCCTCAACAATGCTGGTGCATGTTAGCGCATCCAATGTTATGGGGCCTATTGGTAAATTCATTAATGAGGAGCCTAAGCACTGTGAGGGGGCTAGGCCATCAACACCCTATGAGGAGACGAAGTGCCTTGGCGAACAGGTGGTTTACTCAATGTCCCAATCCGCTGGTTTCCCACTAGCCATAATTAGACCAACCCTAGTTTACGGTAAGTATAATGCTCACCCTCAATTCCTTCAAATATACAACATGGCTAAGAGGGGTATTGTACCTAGGATTAACGTTAAATTAATGGCCATCAGCGCCGTTAAGCTCACTGAGTTGATTGCTAGGCTGCATGAATTGAGGCCAAGGGGCCTTTACCTATACGCCACTGAGTGTGAACCAGTTGAGGTGACTAGGTTCTTTGAGGTTATGGTTAAGGCACTTGGGAGGAGGCCATTGAGGATACCGGTACCTAATGCCTTATTGAAGTTAGCATTACCAAGTGATATTAAGCCACTGTTCAAGTACGTTAATGTGGTTTACAGTTGCTTGAAGGCTAAGGAAATTGTGGGTGACTTAGGATTCATGGAGAGTGAGGTTTATGAGAATGCATTATTCATTAAACAGTATGAGGATTACATTACTGTGTAA
- a CDS encoding KaiC domain-containing protein: MEKRTEGKGEVRRSEDVEREAFGIDALDDALEGGLPRGTWTVVTGEPGVGKSILCMHFAYTGLEDDEPVIYVTTETSFRDVVRQARQFNMDLTQFKPVNLSDVLSGRVKPENAKLVVIDLFGLYRQYREMVKEAGEEGRRPSRALSIEVLEGAVRKAYEVLGFSEGKVSEPSRLIIDSMTAFWADKPAMARAYSYALRQSLYRSNITALLVSQYAPTTEASFGFGLEHIADGIIHMWMDKVEQTKTIRRWLIIKKMRLTNHAKDAYQVDIQPGKGLILIEANETQ; encoded by the coding sequence ATGGAGAAGAGAACTGAGGGTAAGGGTGAGGTTAGGAGGAGTGAGGATGTTGAGAGGGAGGCCTTTGGTATTGATGCCCTTGATGATGCCCTTGAGGGTGGATTACCTAGGGGTACTTGGACTGTGGTCACTGGGGAGCCTGGTGTTGGGAAGAGTATACTATGCATGCACTTCGCCTACACTGGTTTAGAGGATGATGAACCAGTTATTTACGTTACCACGGAGACTAGTTTCCGTGACGTGGTTAGGCAGGCTAGGCAATTCAACATGGATCTCACTCAATTTAAACCAGTTAACCTGAGTGACGTGTTGAGTGGTAGGGTTAAGCCTGAGAACGCTAAACTAGTAGTTATTGACTTATTCGGCCTTTACAGGCAGTACCGTGAAATGGTTAAGGAGGCTGGGGAGGAGGGGCGTAGGCCCAGTAGGGCATTGAGCATTGAGGTTCTTGAGGGGGCTGTTAGGAAGGCTTATGAAGTGTTAGGCTTCAGTGAGGGTAAGGTTAGTGAACCCAGTAGGTTAATTATTGATTCCATGACGGCCTTCTGGGCTGATAAACCGGCTATGGCTAGGGCCTATAGTTATGCATTAAGGCAGAGCCTCTATAGAAGCAACATCACGGCACTACTGGTGAGTCAATACGCACCAACCACTGAAGCCAGCTTCGGCTTTGGGCTTGAGCACATTGCCGACGGTATAATACACATGTGGATGGATAAGGTGGAGCAGACTAAGACCATAAGGAGGTGGTTAATCATTAAGAAGATGAGGTTAACAAACCATGCAAAGGACGCATACCAAGTGGATATACAGCCGGGTAAAGGATTAATCCTCATTGAGGCCAATGAAACTCAATGA
- a CDS encoding AAA family ATPase — MPILCITGLPGSGKSTVSGILAEMGFRVIVMGDYVRREAEKMGISSGEAATRLRLMYGSRIIARLVLEDLRRLSNGRVAVEGLRSREEYEAFREEYGEVKLIFTVASLGVRFRRLASRGRPDDPKSIMDLMARDYRELAFGLGDLIGLADYVIVNEGLSMEDLRSRVALIVREVYGEA; from the coding sequence ATGCCCATACTGTGCATAACCGGCTTACCTGGTTCAGGGAAGTCCACTGTGAGTGGTATATTGGCTGAAATGGGTTTTAGGGTTATTGTAATGGGTGATTACGTTAGGAGGGAGGCTGAGAAAATGGGGATTAGTAGTGGTGAGGCGGCCACTAGGCTTAGGTTAATGTATGGTTCAAGGATCATTGCAAGACTGGTGCTTGAGGATTTACGTAGGCTTAGTAATGGTAGGGTGGCTGTTGAGGGGCTTAGGAGTAGGGAGGAGTATGAGGCCTTTAGGGAGGAGTATGGGGAAGTTAAGTTAATATTCACTGTGGCTAGCCTAGGGGTTAGGTTTAGGAGATTAGCCAGTAGGGGTAGGCCTGATGACCCTAAGAGCATAATGGACTTAATGGCTAGGGATTACAGGGAGCTTGCCTTCGGGCTAGGGGACTTAATTGGCTTAGCCGATTACGTGATAGTTAATGAGGGGTTGAGTATGGAGGATTTAAGGAGTAGGGTGGCTTTAATAGTGAGGGAGGTTTACGGTGAGGCTTAA